The region TACGCGCTGGGTACTTTGATGTGGCTGCTTAGAAGCTTTGAactcatcaaaataaaatgtaaaacaaaaaacgaaaaattaaaataaataacaaagcAAAAATGTCCAGAATGCAGGCGAAGGCAGACTTAAAGCCTGACGGAAAATTCTTGGAGCTATTTCCATTTTGAATATCTACCACATTGCCAGTTCGGCCGTCAAGGACCAGGGAGCGTCAAGGTTGTCCCCTTTTAAGCGCCTTAATGgctaattaaatgaaattgaaCAGGTCCTCGCTTAATTGCCAGCACAAGCAGgtgtattaaaaattaataaaaaaataaagttcaaAACGAAGCTCCACCGACAATGCTTAATGTTTATGAGCCTGTATGGGGTGCTACAAATGCTTTTTATTGACTTGCCACCGTAGGCCCCATGGCCTTTAATTAACTTTTCGCAATGCCGCGTTGCCATGAAAACGGATTTTGTGTGGAAAAACCGCCGAATACGCTCGGGGAAATGAATTTTTAGGAAATGAAAGGGGTTTAAAGCggtaacaaattttaaattcccGTAATTCCATGGCAGCTATGTGgcagtgtgtgtctgtgtgtgtatttgtttGGGCGtaccacatggcgtatgattAATGCGCCTCTCGGCGCTTCGtacatttcattaaataaattgtaatttatCAAAAGCCAAGCGGGACAACGCGACTCCCCACAGCCCACATCCCCACAAGCCAAAagcaaatcaaataaattacaGACAAGTTGAAAAACTTTGACCATTAAATGCCCTAAACCAAATACGGCCAATGACGACTTGTTGTTTggtcctttcttttttttcggcgtTGTTGGTTTGCTTCTCTATTTTATTCGTCGACTGGccggttgttgtttttatttgccaaGCATTTCATTGCAATTGATTTTTGGTGTCAGCTGCACGCTCAGCCAGAGACAGACATGACCAGGCCCACTTCCGATCCCCCGAAAATTCTGTGGTTGCGGCTTAAGTTTGTCGGCAAATTGAAAACTTTGTTGGTTAACTTGTCCGTGGAAATGGCAACCGAAGCCCACGGTGAGGGGCCAACGCCACCGGAAAGTGGAGAGTTGGAAAAATAGCCCAAAACCCTGGGCACATCAATACCACATTCCTTTGCCTCCGGCTCCCAATTCTTTCACTCTCTTTCCCCATTCTGGGCCCATCGCCATTCCCCAAATAAACAGCAAAGCGGACAAGCCGCCAAAACCAGGGGCTAGATCACTTTCTGAGGCTGGATTTCGGCCCTTTTGGGCTGATTGCATTAACCAACAAAAATAGActtaaacaataacaaaaatcaGAGCAGAGTCACAGCTGCGGAAACCTCGAATGTAAATACTCTGAGATGGCAAGTGTTTGTTTTCTCACgaagaaaaataagaaaaatattttaaagaatcaTAGGTATTAATGGTgtggttatttttataatcatttaaataaaatgattaaaatattaaatatataactaCAGGGTACCAGCttctaaacttttttttagaactaTCTTAAAAGGATTCAAGTGTTCTGTCTAAAAATATCCCTTTTCAAGGTGGCCAGAGTGATTtccttttaatataaataaataaacagtCGGTTGGCCGAAATGAAAGTTGTGGAcgaattattaaaagtttcaACGCAAAAGCTACTTAGACTTTCCCCAACTTCTCAGACACCAGCGTGGCATTTACTGAACACCGACGGAGTCCTGGGCGGCGGATGGACCTGGGCCACTGTGGGCTCATCATCCAACTGGATGTCCGTACTGGAGAAAGGAGAGGCGCCTGTAATCTGACCGTAACGCGGCTGCGAAAACCGGATGGCAGAAACCCGTTCACGCCAGGTGTACCAGAAGTGCTTCGTGTAGCCACCGCCACCGAACTCGAAGATCATTGGATTGGCTGTCGGGATAGGGCATCTGTCCACCGGTTGGATCACACTTAGCATCATAAGGCTCCGCTTGTTCTTGCGGTAGAAATGGAAGCGCAGAAACTGCAGTGGAAACATGCTAACCAAATCGAAGCATTCGATCTCAGGATCCACACCATAGCTCAGAAAGTCCGCTTTATCTCCGCACTTGCGGAAAATGTCGCAGCCGAAAAGCAGCCGATTGCAGGTGAGACCAATGTGGTATTGACGCAGTCCCACGCCCCGACTGTCCACCATGGTAAAGGGATTCTCCACCAGAACCGGCTCGTAAATCTCCTGGTACTCGGCTAACAAAACTTTCTGCACTCGAAACATACCCGTCAGCCGCAGAAAATGAAATAGCAATGACTTTGGctataatttaattgaaacgTCAATCAAAGTTTTGCAGCTCGTTTGTCGTCTGGCTGtcaatttgtttgcttttatttGAGAGTTGAGAATATTTGCATCACCGCCTGCTCTGCTCTGCGGCTCTGAAAACTATCCGGATTCCGGACAAGTCCGATTACATCTTAGACATAGAAAATGCAAATCACTGACCATCCGGTGTGATAAGTTTTAAGGCtgcatttgaatttaaattggtATTTGCGGAGGAAATCTGGGCAAGGATCTCGATGAAATACGTTCAGCTAACTAGGATCATCTAGGCGCCTAAGTTGTGTATATAACCTTTTTGAAATTACCTTGATTTCCTTATAATTTTCCAAGCTGAAATGTTCAAATATTTGTCAAGGAAAATCCATTTCGCCAGCGCTTGACGGTTATGAATAGAGTAAACTTTGTCGATTTTCGTATTAaggttaattttatttgaatgtTTCTACTTTGTCAGCTGAAGGGTGTAGAAGATATATATACAGTTTTTTTGTGCCATATTGTCACTGTTTCTGTTCGACATGGTAACAAGTTGCCAGCCATAATCTTGGCTTATGACTGCCACAGTTCACTTTTTCTGTTACTCTGGCTCTGTCATGGCAaacacttttaaaatattctgaTTTATGACAAACTTTCACCGCCCGCTTTCAACTTTTCGCAGTTGCCATTTGGCACTTTCCATTCCACTTTTTACTTTCACGTCCCCGATGTCCTTGCGCTTCTTTTCTCAACGGTTTCAGTGCAATtggtgacaaaaaaaaaaaaaatagaaaactctGTCTTGGGATGGAGGATACAGGATGCGGGATGCGGGTTGCTGATTCTGCTCACTTTGTCAGCCATTTAATTTAGCCGCGCTGgcaattgcaactgcaactgttGCGGAGTGTTGCGGGCAAAGCGGAAAAATCCGGAACATCGGGGGCATTAGGCAAGGAGTTATAGCGCAAAGTACTGTGTTAAGTGGCATCTTTGCAGTTTTCAAAGCAATTAGTTTCAAGAAAATAGACGAATAGTTAAGCATAACTTATGGCCTGATACTTTCCCGGTTTCAACATTTCCATGGCTTCGTCCTGGTTGTTTTCTGCTAATTTTCCAGACAAAATTCATCTGGACAGGCTTCACAGCCCGGCTGAGTAATCCTCCATTGATTAAGTGCGCTGAAGACCAAAATGGCAGCCTGTCACAAATCACCTAAGACACATGGCCCCTTAATGAATTCGTAATCGTATCCTCGTATTCGTATTCATTCTCGTACCACTACTTGTATCCAAATGAACGAATGTCGTTTGTGGCCTGGGCTCGTGCAATTGAgggaattaattaaaattttctcgTTTGGCATGTTTATGATGGCACTCTCAATTAATTTCAGGGCTCGTTGGGCTCGAGAGCATCGGATGTGTTAAGGACATCGATTGGGGTTTATGCATGCAAGGTTTGGGAATATGTTGATCGGAGAATTGCAAAAACTTGAACAATGTTTTGAGCCTGAATGTCTCAAGAAGTGTGTCAACGGTTTATAAATATCTTTTTAGTCTAAATCCCCCGCATAAACCCATGCTTCACAATTAATTTGGCATTGTTGCTTTGCTCATGTCTTTGGGGCAATTAATGCCTTAAATGTGTTTCATTGTCTCGATCATGGTCTTTTCTCCTGTCTGCCAACCGTTTGCACATTCAATTTAATTCGAGCCATCTAAGCGCTAATGGTCATTGGCTTAAACATTACCAACAAAACTGCAGTCCTCCCCCATCCCTCAACCCGTCTGTTAGCTCTGTTGTCGATTGGTATCTGGCTCGCTTGCGCTTGGCCTAACACCTGTATTGTTCTTGAGTGCAGCAATTAGGTAAAATCAGCCAAAGCACGCACGTGTGCACTGAGATTTTTTGTGACTTTTTTCATTGGGGCTTCGATAATAATAGGTAAGACTTACAGTCTTTTTTGTACACCTCTTTTTTCTCACTGCATAATTTCAAGCATGCTCGTGTGTTGGCTTGTTTGGTTGCTTTATTACCGCTTTTGCAACGTTTCATTGCAAACGTTTCACGTTTTTATTGTTAAATGCGGCGCAACATCaaacataaaacataaaacacgGCAGCAAAAATGTTCACATGCTCGGTGGGTTTGAAAAGCTGTGGCTCTACGGAACCGGAAGTGGCTACGAATTGTAGTGCGGATGTTGGATAgtaacatacacacacactcgcccaGGATTCAGTGCTTGAGTAGGCCTCTTTGTTGGAGATTCGtcttttgtgtgttttgtggCTAAAATTGTAATATCAAGCTGGGCTATTTGGCTttgttttccttctttttttttacgtcTATTAGCTTGGTGGCCATAAAAGCACCACGGAGCACCGCAtgacaaaaaattaagtatacgcagTGGAAGTGACTTAATTTAATGACGTaagttgcatacttttggccTCATACTCATGATGGCCGTAATGTAGAAGTGTAGTAAAAGCCAAACTACTTGCACCAAAAGGTCTCAGGATG is a window of Drosophila bipectinata strain 14024-0381.07 chromosome 2R, DbipHiC1v2, whole genome shotgun sequence DNA encoding:
- the LOC108132924 gene encoding uncharacterized protein — its product is MFRVQKVLLAEYQEIYEPVLVENPFTMVDSRGVGLRQYHIGLTCNRLLFGCDIFRKCGDKADFLSYGVDPEIECFDLVSMFPLQFLRFHFYRKNKRSLMMLSVIQPVDRCPIPTANPMIFEFGGGGYTKHFWYTWRERVSAIRFSQPRYGQITGASPFSSTDIQLDDEPTVAQVHPPPRTPSVFSKCHAGV